The following are encoded in a window of Heliangelus exortis chromosome 9, bHelExo1.hap1, whole genome shotgun sequence genomic DNA:
- the LOC139799920 gene encoding cytochrome P450 2J6-like isoform X1 translates to MLAVSVMLVLFAVFLLFLQFLKLQWMRRQFPPGPTPFPIFGNLLQMNFQIHHEILKKMAKTHGNVFTLWLSNIPVVVLQGFQAVKEGLTVHAEDVAGRPVKHAFHLLTRGNGVMFSNGHLWKQQRRFGLATMRKMGVGKRDQEYRLQEEAGHLVEYLRKTNGKPLDPTMPVVHTVSNVICSVIFGHRFSKDDENFHRLIESIDTITAFGNSVLFFVLEMFPWLSMNFLAPVKQTLSSINFVRNLLEMEVEGHKERGKQDENKDFIDYYLDEIEKTKGDDDATYDEENLIQTMFDLFLAGTETTATTLRWALLYMVVYPDIQEKVQKELDDVLGCSHLICYEDRKKLPYTNAVIHEIQRYSNVVLIALPRQSVKDTLLLGFPVPKDTLILANIDSVLSDPGKWETPDQFNPDHFLDKDGNFVNREAFLPFSIGHRVCMGELLARMELFIVFSTLLQAFTFTLPEGVKEANTKLVFGSTMKPHPYQLCAIPRITFMGWLSPLHCCGLDSSVSRQVGRGYEAEDRRE, encoded by the exons ATGTTAGCAGTAAGTGTGATGCTGGTactttttgcagtgtttctcctgtttctgcagtttctgaaaCTGCAATGGATGCGAAGACAATTTCCTCCTGGACCAACTCCATTCCCCATCTTTGGCAATCTGCTGCAGATGAACTTCCAAATTCATCATGAGATCCTCAAAAAG ATGGCCAAAACTCATGGTAATGTCTTCACCTTATGGCTTTCAAACATTCCAGTAGTTGTCCTGCAAGGGTTTCAGGCAGTGAAGGAAGGTCTGACTGTTCATGCTGAAGATGTTGCTGGAAGGCCAGTAAAACATGCCTTTCATCTTTTGACTCGTGGAAATG GTGTTATGTTCTCTAATGGTCATCTCTGGAAGCAACAGAGGCGTTTTGGACTTGCAACAATGAGGAAAATGGGAGTGGGTAAAAGGGACCAGGAGTATCGACTGCAGGAGGAGGCCGGTCACCTGGTGGAATACTTGAGGAAAACAAATG GAAAACCTCTGGACCCCACTATGCCTGTTGTTCATACTGTCTCAAATGTGAtttgttctgtgatttttggACATCGCTTCTCTAAAGATGATGAAAATTTTCACCGCTTGATTGAATCCATTGATACTATAACAGCATTTGGGAACAGCGtcctttttttt GTATTGGAAATGTTTCCCTGGCTTTCAATGAATTTCCTAGCACCAGTGAAACAGACCTTATCCAGCATAAATTTTGTTCGCAATCTATTAGAAATGGAAGTTGAAGGCcacaaagaaagaggaaaacaagatgaaaataaagattttattgATTACTATTTGGATGAAATAGAAAAA ACTAAAGGAGATGATGATGCTACTTATGATGAAGAAAACTTGATCCAGACTATGTTTGACCTCTTTCTGGCAGGTACAGAAACTACAGCCACCACTTTACGTTGGGCATTGCTCTATATGGTGGTTTATCCTGATATTCAAG AGAAAGTCCAGAAAGAACTGGATGATGTTCTGGGTTGTTCCCATTTAATTTGCTATGAGGACAGGAAGAAGTTGCCCTACACAAACGCTGTAATTCACGAGATCCAGCGCTACAGTAATGTAGTCTTAATTGCACTTCCCAGACAGAGTGTGAAGGACACATTGCTACTGGGATTTCCTGTTCCAAAG GACACTTTGATTTTAGCAAACATTGATTCTGTTCTGTCTGATCCTGGAAAATGGGAGACACCTGACCAGTTCAACCCAGACCATTTTCTGGATAAAGATGGAAACTTTGTGAACAGAGAAGCATTCTTACCATTTTCAATAG GGCACCGTGTGTGTATGGGGGAGCTGTTGGCAAGGATGGAGCTCTTCATTGTCTTTTCCACCCTGTTACAGGCATTCACATTCACTCTGCCAGAAGGAGTGAAGGAAGCAAATACAAAGCTTGTTTTTGGGAGCACAATGAAGCCACATCCCTACCAGCTCTGTGCCATTCCTCG gATTACTTTTATGGGATGGCTCAGCCCTCTCCACTGCTGTGGGCTGGACAGCAGTGTGTCCAGACAGGTGGGTAGGGGGTATGAGGCAGAAGATAGAAGGGAATAA
- the LOC139799920 gene encoding cytochrome P450 2J6-like isoform X4: MLAVSVMLVLFAVFLLFLQFLKLQWMRRQFPPGPTPFPIFGNLLQMNFQIHHEILKKMAKTHGNVFTLWLSNIPVVVLQGFQAVKEGLTVHAEDVAGRPVKHAFHLLTRGNGVMFSNGHLWKQQRRFGLATMRKMGVGKRDQEYRLQEEAGHLVEYLRKTNGKPLDPTMPVVHTVSNVICSVIFGHRFSKDDENFHRLIESIDTITAFGNSVLFFVLEMFPWLSMNFLAPVKQTLSSINFVRNLLEMEVEGHKERGKQDENKDFIDYYLDEIEKTKGDDDATYDEENLIQTMFDLFLAGTETTATTLRWALLYMVVYPDIQEKVQKELDDVLGCSHLICYEDRKKLPYTNAVIHEIQRYSNVVLIALPRQSVKDTLLLGFPVPKDTLILANIDSVLSDPGKWETPDQFNPDHFLDKDGNFVNREAFLPFSIGIHIHSARRSEGSKYKACFWEHNEATSLPALCHSSDYFYGMAQPSPLLWAGQQCVQTGG; encoded by the exons ATGTTAGCAGTAAGTGTGATGCTGGTactttttgcagtgtttctcctgtttctgcagtttctgaaaCTGCAATGGATGCGAAGACAATTTCCTCCTGGACCAACTCCATTCCCCATCTTTGGCAATCTGCTGCAGATGAACTTCCAAATTCATCATGAGATCCTCAAAAAG ATGGCCAAAACTCATGGTAATGTCTTCACCTTATGGCTTTCAAACATTCCAGTAGTTGTCCTGCAAGGGTTTCAGGCAGTGAAGGAAGGTCTGACTGTTCATGCTGAAGATGTTGCTGGAAGGCCAGTAAAACATGCCTTTCATCTTTTGACTCGTGGAAATG GTGTTATGTTCTCTAATGGTCATCTCTGGAAGCAACAGAGGCGTTTTGGACTTGCAACAATGAGGAAAATGGGAGTGGGTAAAAGGGACCAGGAGTATCGACTGCAGGAGGAGGCCGGTCACCTGGTGGAATACTTGAGGAAAACAAATG GAAAACCTCTGGACCCCACTATGCCTGTTGTTCATACTGTCTCAAATGTGAtttgttctgtgatttttggACATCGCTTCTCTAAAGATGATGAAAATTTTCACCGCTTGATTGAATCCATTGATACTATAACAGCATTTGGGAACAGCGtcctttttttt GTATTGGAAATGTTTCCCTGGCTTTCAATGAATTTCCTAGCACCAGTGAAACAGACCTTATCCAGCATAAATTTTGTTCGCAATCTATTAGAAATGGAAGTTGAAGGCcacaaagaaagaggaaaacaagatgaaaataaagattttattgATTACTATTTGGATGAAATAGAAAAA ACTAAAGGAGATGATGATGCTACTTATGATGAAGAAAACTTGATCCAGACTATGTTTGACCTCTTTCTGGCAGGTACAGAAACTACAGCCACCACTTTACGTTGGGCATTGCTCTATATGGTGGTTTATCCTGATATTCAAG AGAAAGTCCAGAAAGAACTGGATGATGTTCTGGGTTGTTCCCATTTAATTTGCTATGAGGACAGGAAGAAGTTGCCCTACACAAACGCTGTAATTCACGAGATCCAGCGCTACAGTAATGTAGTCTTAATTGCACTTCCCAGACAGAGTGTGAAGGACACATTGCTACTGGGATTTCCTGTTCCAAAG GACACTTTGATTTTAGCAAACATTGATTCTGTTCTGTCTGATCCTGGAAAATGGGAGACACCTGACCAGTTCAACCCAGACCATTTTCTGGATAAAGATGGAAACTTTGTGAACAGAGAAGCATTCTTACCATTTTCAATAG GCATTCACATTCACTCTGCCAGAAGGAGTGAAGGAAGCAAATACAAAGCTTGTTTTTGGGAGCACAATGAAGCCACATCCCTACCAGCTCTGTGCCATTCCTCG gATTACTTTTATGGGATGGCTCAGCCCTCTCCACTGCTGTGGGCTGGACAGCAGTGTGTCCAGACAGGTGGGTAG
- the LOC139799920 gene encoding cytochrome P450 2J6-like isoform X3, giving the protein MLAVSVMLVLFAVFLLFLQFLKLQWMRRQFPPGPTPFPIFGNLLQMNFQIHHEILKKMAKTHGNVFTLWLSNIPVVVLQGFQAVKEGLTVHAEDVAGRPVKHAFHLLTRGNGVMFSNGHLWKQQRRFGLATMRKMGVGKRDQEYRLQEEAGHLVEYLRKTNGKPLDPTMPVVHTVSNVICSVIFGHRFSKDDENFHRLIESIDTITAFGNSVLFFVLEMFPWLSMNFLAPVKQTLSSINFVRNLLEMEVEGHKERGKQDENKDFIDYYLDEIEKTKGDDDATYDEENLIQTMFDLFLAGTETTATTLRWALLYMVVYPDIQEKVQKELDDVLGCSHLICYEDRKKLPYTNAVIHEIQRYSNVVLIALPRQSVKDTLLLGFPVPKDTLILANIDSVLSDPGKWETPDQFNPDHFLDKDGNFVNREAFLPFSIGHRVCMGELLARMELFIVFSTLLQAFTFTLPEGVKEANTKLVFGSTMKPHPYQLCAIPR; this is encoded by the exons ATGTTAGCAGTAAGTGTGATGCTGGTactttttgcagtgtttctcctgtttctgcagtttctgaaaCTGCAATGGATGCGAAGACAATTTCCTCCTGGACCAACTCCATTCCCCATCTTTGGCAATCTGCTGCAGATGAACTTCCAAATTCATCATGAGATCCTCAAAAAG ATGGCCAAAACTCATGGTAATGTCTTCACCTTATGGCTTTCAAACATTCCAGTAGTTGTCCTGCAAGGGTTTCAGGCAGTGAAGGAAGGTCTGACTGTTCATGCTGAAGATGTTGCTGGAAGGCCAGTAAAACATGCCTTTCATCTTTTGACTCGTGGAAATG GTGTTATGTTCTCTAATGGTCATCTCTGGAAGCAACAGAGGCGTTTTGGACTTGCAACAATGAGGAAAATGGGAGTGGGTAAAAGGGACCAGGAGTATCGACTGCAGGAGGAGGCCGGTCACCTGGTGGAATACTTGAGGAAAACAAATG GAAAACCTCTGGACCCCACTATGCCTGTTGTTCATACTGTCTCAAATGTGAtttgttctgtgatttttggACATCGCTTCTCTAAAGATGATGAAAATTTTCACCGCTTGATTGAATCCATTGATACTATAACAGCATTTGGGAACAGCGtcctttttttt GTATTGGAAATGTTTCCCTGGCTTTCAATGAATTTCCTAGCACCAGTGAAACAGACCTTATCCAGCATAAATTTTGTTCGCAATCTATTAGAAATGGAAGTTGAAGGCcacaaagaaagaggaaaacaagatgaaaataaagattttattgATTACTATTTGGATGAAATAGAAAAA ACTAAAGGAGATGATGATGCTACTTATGATGAAGAAAACTTGATCCAGACTATGTTTGACCTCTTTCTGGCAGGTACAGAAACTACAGCCACCACTTTACGTTGGGCATTGCTCTATATGGTGGTTTATCCTGATATTCAAG AGAAAGTCCAGAAAGAACTGGATGATGTTCTGGGTTGTTCCCATTTAATTTGCTATGAGGACAGGAAGAAGTTGCCCTACACAAACGCTGTAATTCACGAGATCCAGCGCTACAGTAATGTAGTCTTAATTGCACTTCCCAGACAGAGTGTGAAGGACACATTGCTACTGGGATTTCCTGTTCCAAAG GACACTTTGATTTTAGCAAACATTGATTCTGTTCTGTCTGATCCTGGAAAATGGGAGACACCTGACCAGTTCAACCCAGACCATTTTCTGGATAAAGATGGAAACTTTGTGAACAGAGAAGCATTCTTACCATTTTCAATAG GGCACCGTGTGTGTATGGGGGAGCTGTTGGCAAGGATGGAGCTCTTCATTGTCTTTTCCACCCTGTTACAGGCATTCACATTCACTCTGCCAGAAGGAGTGAAGGAAGCAAATACAAAGCTTGTTTTTGGGAGCACAATGAAGCCACATCCCTACCAGCTCTGTGCCATTCCTCGGTAG
- the LOC139799920 gene encoding cytochrome P450 2J6-like isoform X2: MLAVSVMLVLFAVFLLFLQFLKLQWMRRQFPPGPTPFPIFGNLLQMNFQIHHEILKKMAKTHGNVFTLWLSNIPVVVLQGFQAVKEGLTVHAEDVAGRPVKHAFHLLTRGNGVMFSNGHLWKQQRRFGLATMRKMGVGKRDQEYRLQEEAGHLVEYLRKTNGKPLDPTMPVVHTVSNVICSVIFGHRFSKDDENFHRLIESIDTITAFGNSVLFFVLEMFPWLSMNFLAPVKQTLSSINFVRNLLEMEVEGHKERGKQDENKDFIDYYLDEIEKTKGDDDATYDEENLIQTMFDLFLAGTETTATTLRWALLYMVVYPDIQEKVQKELDDVLGCSHLICYEDRKKLPYTNAVIHEIQRYSNVVLIALPRQSVKDTLLLGFPVPKDTLILANIDSVLSDPGKWETPDQFNPDHFLDKDGNFVNREAFLPFSIGHRVCMGELLARMELFIVFSTLLQAFTFTLPEGVKEANTKLVFGSTMKPHPYQLCAIPRF; encoded by the exons ATGTTAGCAGTAAGTGTGATGCTGGTactttttgcagtgtttctcctgtttctgcagtttctgaaaCTGCAATGGATGCGAAGACAATTTCCTCCTGGACCAACTCCATTCCCCATCTTTGGCAATCTGCTGCAGATGAACTTCCAAATTCATCATGAGATCCTCAAAAAG ATGGCCAAAACTCATGGTAATGTCTTCACCTTATGGCTTTCAAACATTCCAGTAGTTGTCCTGCAAGGGTTTCAGGCAGTGAAGGAAGGTCTGACTGTTCATGCTGAAGATGTTGCTGGAAGGCCAGTAAAACATGCCTTTCATCTTTTGACTCGTGGAAATG GTGTTATGTTCTCTAATGGTCATCTCTGGAAGCAACAGAGGCGTTTTGGACTTGCAACAATGAGGAAAATGGGAGTGGGTAAAAGGGACCAGGAGTATCGACTGCAGGAGGAGGCCGGTCACCTGGTGGAATACTTGAGGAAAACAAATG GAAAACCTCTGGACCCCACTATGCCTGTTGTTCATACTGTCTCAAATGTGAtttgttctgtgatttttggACATCGCTTCTCTAAAGATGATGAAAATTTTCACCGCTTGATTGAATCCATTGATACTATAACAGCATTTGGGAACAGCGtcctttttttt GTATTGGAAATGTTTCCCTGGCTTTCAATGAATTTCCTAGCACCAGTGAAACAGACCTTATCCAGCATAAATTTTGTTCGCAATCTATTAGAAATGGAAGTTGAAGGCcacaaagaaagaggaaaacaagatgaaaataaagattttattgATTACTATTTGGATGAAATAGAAAAA ACTAAAGGAGATGATGATGCTACTTATGATGAAGAAAACTTGATCCAGACTATGTTTGACCTCTTTCTGGCAGGTACAGAAACTACAGCCACCACTTTACGTTGGGCATTGCTCTATATGGTGGTTTATCCTGATATTCAAG AGAAAGTCCAGAAAGAACTGGATGATGTTCTGGGTTGTTCCCATTTAATTTGCTATGAGGACAGGAAGAAGTTGCCCTACACAAACGCTGTAATTCACGAGATCCAGCGCTACAGTAATGTAGTCTTAATTGCACTTCCCAGACAGAGTGTGAAGGACACATTGCTACTGGGATTTCCTGTTCCAAAG GACACTTTGATTTTAGCAAACATTGATTCTGTTCTGTCTGATCCTGGAAAATGGGAGACACCTGACCAGTTCAACCCAGACCATTTTCTGGATAAAGATGGAAACTTTGTGAACAGAGAAGCATTCTTACCATTTTCAATAG GGCACCGTGTGTGTATGGGGGAGCTGTTGGCAAGGATGGAGCTCTTCATTGTCTTTTCCACCCTGTTACAGGCATTCACATTCACTCTGCCAGAAGGAGTGAAGGAAGCAAATACAAAGCTTGTTTTTGGGAGCACAATGAAGCCACATCCCTACCAGCTCTGTGCCATTCCTCG
- the LOC139799924 gene encoding cytochrome P450 2J6-like isoform X1, whose translation MISVILMSLVLFLLVSQFLKLQWKTRGFPPGPTPFPIIGSMWWINFRADHGSLKKLAKTYGNVCTLWLGSRPIVVLYGYQAVKDGLTTNSEDVSGRLQTHIFNKMANGKGILVSNGRIWKHQRRFGIGALRKLGMGNKGMERGIQTEASYLVEFFKDKHGRAVDPSFPIVHAVSNVICAVVFGHRFSREDETFRQLMEAYSCIVAFGNSYIYYVCELLPWATGLLPGLVQKAASSCEFVRAFIRQEIQNHRERGTIGEPQDFIDFYLDQIEKTKNIPNSTFDEDNMVQSVFDLFLGGSETTATTLRWALLYMVVYPDIQEKVQKELDAVLSPSHLICYEDRKRLPYTYAVIHEIMRFGSIILITIPREAVKDTNLFGYQLPKGTMIMANIDSALFDPEYWETPHQFNPGHFLDKDGNFVIPEAFLAFSAGHRMCLGEVLAKMEFFIIFCNLLQTFKLTAPEGVKELNTDMIFGSTMKPHPYKLCAVLR comes from the exons ATGATAAGTGTAATTCTTATGTCCctagttttgtttcttctggtttCACAGTTCCTAAAATTGCAATGGAAAACTCGTGGATTTCCTCCTGGACCAACCCCATTTCCCATCATTGGAAGCATGTGGTGGATAAATTTCAGAGCAGATCATGGGAGCCTGAAAAAG CTGGCAAAAACCTATGGCAATGTCTGTACTTTGTGGCTGGGTAGCAGACCTATAGTGGTACTGTATGGATACCAAGCTGTAAAGGATGGTCTCACCACCAACTCAGAGGATGTTTCTGGGCGACTGCAGACACACATCTTCAACAAAATGGCAAATGGAAAAG GTATCCTGGTCTCAAATGGTCGCATCTGGAAACACCAGAGACGTTTTGGAATTGGAGCTCTCCGAAAACTGGGAATGGGGAATAAAGGAATGGAGCGTGGGATACAAACTGAGGCCTCTTACCTTGTTGAGTTCTTCAAGGACAAACATG GAAGAGCTGTCGACCCTTCCTTCCCCATTGTCCATGCTGTCTCTAATGTGATCTGTGCAGTGGTTTTTGGACATCGCTTCTCCAGAGAGGATGAAACCTTCCGCCAGCTGATGGAAGCATACAGTTGTATTGTGGCTTTTGGGAACAGCTACATTTACTAC GTATGTGAATTGCTCCCGTGGGCTACAGGGCTCCTCCCAGGACTTGTACAGAAAGCAGCATCTTCCTGTGAATTTGTCCGTGCTTTCATAAGACAGGAAATCCAAAACCACAGGGAAAGAGGCACAATAGGTGAACCCCAAGATTTCATTGATTTTTACCTGGATCAGATAGAGAAA ACTAAAAATATCCCCAACTCTACATTTGATGAAGATAACATGGTGCAGTCTGTTTTTGACCTTTTTCTGGGTGGCTCGGAGaccactgccaccaccctgcGTTGGGCACTGCTCTATATGGTGGTTTACCCTGACATCCAAG AAAAAGTTCAGAAAGAGCTAGATGCTGTTTTGAGTCCCTCCCATCTAATATGCTATGAGGATCGGAAGAGACTGCCTTATACATACGCTGTGATTCACGAGATCATGCGCTTTGGTAGCATTATTTTAATCACAATTCCTAGAGAAGCAGTAAAGGATACAAATCTTTTCGGATATCAGCTTCCAAAG GGCACTATGATTATGGCAAACATAGACTCTGCTCTTTTTGACCCTGAATATTGGGAGACCCCTCACCAGTTCAACCCTGGTCATTTCTTGGACAAGGATGGAAATTTTGTGATCCCAGAGGCCTTCTTGGCCTTCTCAGCAG GCCACCGTATGTGTCTGGGAGAGGTGCTGGCAAAGATGGAGTTTTTCATCATCTTCTGCAACCTGTTGCAGACCTTCAAGTTGACTGCACCAGAAGGAGTTAAGGAACTCAACACAGACATGATCTTTGGGAGCACAATGAAACCCCATCCATACAAGCTCTGTGCAGTTCTTCGCTAA
- the LOC139799924 gene encoding cytochrome P450 2J6-like isoform X2, whose protein sequence is MWWINFRADHGSLKKLAKTYGNVCTLWLGSRPIVVLYGYQAVKDGLTTNSEDVSGRLQTHIFNKMANGKGILVSNGRIWKHQRRFGIGALRKLGMGNKGMERGIQTEASYLVEFFKDKHGRAVDPSFPIVHAVSNVICAVVFGHRFSREDETFRQLMEAYSCIVAFGNSYIYYVCELLPWATGLLPGLVQKAASSCEFVRAFIRQEIQNHRERGTIGEPQDFIDFYLDQIEKTKNIPNSTFDEDNMVQSVFDLFLGGSETTATTLRWALLYMVVYPDIQEKVQKELDAVLSPSHLICYEDRKRLPYTYAVIHEIMRFGSIILITIPREAVKDTNLFGYQLPKGTMIMANIDSALFDPEYWETPHQFNPGHFLDKDGNFVIPEAFLAFSAGHRMCLGEVLAKMEFFIIFCNLLQTFKLTAPEGVKELNTDMIFGSTMKPHPYKLCAVLR, encoded by the exons ATGTGGTGGATAAATTTCAGAGCAGATCATGGGAGCCTGAAAAAG CTGGCAAAAACCTATGGCAATGTCTGTACTTTGTGGCTGGGTAGCAGACCTATAGTGGTACTGTATGGATACCAAGCTGTAAAGGATGGTCTCACCACCAACTCAGAGGATGTTTCTGGGCGACTGCAGACACACATCTTCAACAAAATGGCAAATGGAAAAG GTATCCTGGTCTCAAATGGTCGCATCTGGAAACACCAGAGACGTTTTGGAATTGGAGCTCTCCGAAAACTGGGAATGGGGAATAAAGGAATGGAGCGTGGGATACAAACTGAGGCCTCTTACCTTGTTGAGTTCTTCAAGGACAAACATG GAAGAGCTGTCGACCCTTCCTTCCCCATTGTCCATGCTGTCTCTAATGTGATCTGTGCAGTGGTTTTTGGACATCGCTTCTCCAGAGAGGATGAAACCTTCCGCCAGCTGATGGAAGCATACAGTTGTATTGTGGCTTTTGGGAACAGCTACATTTACTAC GTATGTGAATTGCTCCCGTGGGCTACAGGGCTCCTCCCAGGACTTGTACAGAAAGCAGCATCTTCCTGTGAATTTGTCCGTGCTTTCATAAGACAGGAAATCCAAAACCACAGGGAAAGAGGCACAATAGGTGAACCCCAAGATTTCATTGATTTTTACCTGGATCAGATAGAGAAA ACTAAAAATATCCCCAACTCTACATTTGATGAAGATAACATGGTGCAGTCTGTTTTTGACCTTTTTCTGGGTGGCTCGGAGaccactgccaccaccctgcGTTGGGCACTGCTCTATATGGTGGTTTACCCTGACATCCAAG AAAAAGTTCAGAAAGAGCTAGATGCTGTTTTGAGTCCCTCCCATCTAATATGCTATGAGGATCGGAAGAGACTGCCTTATACATACGCTGTGATTCACGAGATCATGCGCTTTGGTAGCATTATTTTAATCACAATTCCTAGAGAAGCAGTAAAGGATACAAATCTTTTCGGATATCAGCTTCCAAAG GGCACTATGATTATGGCAAACATAGACTCTGCTCTTTTTGACCCTGAATATTGGGAGACCCCTCACCAGTTCAACCCTGGTCATTTCTTGGACAAGGATGGAAATTTTGTGATCCCAGAGGCCTTCTTGGCCTTCTCAGCAG GCCACCGTATGTGTCTGGGAGAGGTGCTGGCAAAGATGGAGTTTTTCATCATCTTCTGCAACCTGTTGCAGACCTTCAAGTTGACTGCACCAGAAGGAGTTAAGGAACTCAACACAGACATGATCTTTGGGAGCACAATGAAACCCCATCCATACAAGCTCTGTGCAGTTCTTCGCTAA